A window of Strix aluco isolate bStrAlu1 chromosome 2, bStrAlu1.hap1, whole genome shotgun sequence contains these coding sequences:
- the CCDC83 gene encoding coiled-coil domain-containing protein 83 isoform X2 — MAWLQTAEQNRQNLHKQVSNTLRVKFVWIKRCEKDITKSKDLHGDIRLQDLTSSTSTTKSMEEKKKEKKPEEQLTEPESAFPEALLEFQIETKEAAIDRALFDLKQVEKKNKEYRERNDRLKEEQQAHIKRILRQLKEEEKEQDEKEVVTRDDVEESLKAKWQYVKDQEQLLKDLHSQIEETGQRLSEKQSERDYWLEYKNVGSEAQANRIMNLEKDIKALKDDLHSTAEYYINALKAVKEENDRLLEGHMKLIKEQACENAVRYLDKNSCREIEENEWLKEEIKRYQKEISDLKASIQLLEEENIALTTEQIDVRLRNLKLHRHFLLTQAAGWQDEFPKDEMNKAENREYAAKTDGDESLRSATVPCQKNKAFAKIQSETENEKPKDSDEELRGKSFTPTLDSLLYEDKKVSQDYLKLVPLETNLMCVVGRAMPIHKEPEEMPGRSPTEDGITGKSDRRITAQMIQALSKDKLAN, encoded by the exons ATGGCGTGGCTGCAGACTGCTGAG cagaacAGACAAAATCTTCACAAGCAGGTTTCCAACACTCTGAGAGTAAAATTCGTCTGGATAAAACGTTGTGAAAAAGATATTACAAAGTCTAAGGACTTGCATGGGGACATAAGACTCCAAG ATCTAACTTCTAGCACAAGTACCACAAAAAGcatggaagagaagaagaaagagaagaaaccagAAGAGCAACTTACAGAACCTGAATCAGCTTTCCCAGAAGCCTTACTAGAATTTCA AATTGAGACAAAAGAAGCGGCAATTGATCGTGCTTTGTTTGATctgaaacaagtggaaaaaaagaacaaagaatatCGTGAAAGA AATGACCGCCTGAAGGAAGAACAGCAGGCACACATCAAGCGCATACTAAGGCAAttgaaagaagaggagaaagaacaagatgaaaaggAGGTTGTGACTAGGGATGATGTGGAAGagtcactgaaagcaaaatggCAGTATGTTAAGGACCAAGAACAGCTTTTGAAAG atctGCACTCCCAAATTGAAGAAACTGGCCAAAGACTTTCAGAAAAGCAGAGTGAGAGGGATTATTGGTTGGAGTACAAAAATGTAGGAAGTGAAGCACAGGCCAACAGGATTATGAATCTGGAAAAAGACATTAAGGCACTAAAAGATGACCTTCACAGTACTGCAG aatatTATATAAATGCTTTGaaagcagtgaaagaagaaaatgacagACTGCTTGAAGGGCACATGAAGCTAATTAAGGAACAGGCCTGTGAG AATGCTGTAAGATACTTAGACAAAAACAGTTGCAGAGAAATTGAAGAGAATGAATGGCTAAAAGAAGAG ATTAAGAGGTACCAAAAGGAAATAAGTGATTTGAAAGCCTCTATTCAGctcctggaagaagaaaatattgctttaaCGACAGAACAGATTGATGTCAGACTTCGGAATCTGAAACTACACAG GCATTTCCTTCTTACCCAGGCAGCTGGTTGGCAAGATGAATTTCCTAAGGATGAAATGAACAAAGCAGAGAATAGAGAGTATGCAG CGAAAACAGATGGAGATGAAAGCCTCAGAAGTGCCACAGTCCCCTGTCAGAAAAATAAGGCCTTTGCAAAGATTCAGTCTGAAACAGAGAATGAGAAGCCTAAAGACAGTGATGAGGAGCTGCGGGGAAAGTCTTTCACTCCAACTCTTGACAGCTTGTTGTATGAAGACAAAAAAGTTTCCCAG GACTACTTAAAGCTGGTCCCTCTGGAGACAAATCTAATGTGTGTGGTTGGAAGAGCCATGCCTATTCACAAAGAACCAGAAGAAATGCCAGGCAGGAGCCCCACAGAAGATGGCATTACTGGTAAATCAGACAGGCGCATCACAGCTCAGATGATCCAGGCCTTATCTAAAGACAAG ctGGCCAACTAG
- the CCDC83 gene encoding coiled-coil domain-containing protein 83 isoform X1, whose translation MAWLQTAEQQNRQNLHKQVSNTLRVKFVWIKRCEKDITKSKDLHGDIRLQDLTSSTSTTKSMEEKKKEKKPEEQLTEPESAFPEALLEFQIETKEAAIDRALFDLKQVEKKNKEYRERNDRLKEEQQAHIKRILRQLKEEEKEQDEKEVVTRDDVEESLKAKWQYVKDQEQLLKDLHSQIEETGQRLSEKQSERDYWLEYKNVGSEAQANRIMNLEKDIKALKDDLHSTAEYYINALKAVKEENDRLLEGHMKLIKEQACENAVRYLDKNSCREIEENEWLKEEIKRYQKEISDLKASIQLLEEENIALTTEQIDVRLRNLKLHRHFLLTQAAGWQDEFPKDEMNKAENREYAAKTDGDESLRSATVPCQKNKAFAKIQSETENEKPKDSDEELRGKSFTPTLDSLLYEDKKVSQDYLKLVPLETNLMCVVGRAMPIHKEPEEMPGRSPTEDGITGKSDRRITAQMIQALSKDKLAN comes from the exons ATGGCGTGGCTGCAGACTGCTGAG cagcagaacAGACAAAATCTTCACAAGCAGGTTTCCAACACTCTGAGAGTAAAATTCGTCTGGATAAAACGTTGTGAAAAAGATATTACAAAGTCTAAGGACTTGCATGGGGACATAAGACTCCAAG ATCTAACTTCTAGCACAAGTACCACAAAAAGcatggaagagaagaagaaagagaagaaaccagAAGAGCAACTTACAGAACCTGAATCAGCTTTCCCAGAAGCCTTACTAGAATTTCA AATTGAGACAAAAGAAGCGGCAATTGATCGTGCTTTGTTTGATctgaaacaagtggaaaaaaagaacaaagaatatCGTGAAAGA AATGACCGCCTGAAGGAAGAACAGCAGGCACACATCAAGCGCATACTAAGGCAAttgaaagaagaggagaaagaacaagatgaaaaggAGGTTGTGACTAGGGATGATGTGGAAGagtcactgaaagcaaaatggCAGTATGTTAAGGACCAAGAACAGCTTTTGAAAG atctGCACTCCCAAATTGAAGAAACTGGCCAAAGACTTTCAGAAAAGCAGAGTGAGAGGGATTATTGGTTGGAGTACAAAAATGTAGGAAGTGAAGCACAGGCCAACAGGATTATGAATCTGGAAAAAGACATTAAGGCACTAAAAGATGACCTTCACAGTACTGCAG aatatTATATAAATGCTTTGaaagcagtgaaagaagaaaatgacagACTGCTTGAAGGGCACATGAAGCTAATTAAGGAACAGGCCTGTGAG AATGCTGTAAGATACTTAGACAAAAACAGTTGCAGAGAAATTGAAGAGAATGAATGGCTAAAAGAAGAG ATTAAGAGGTACCAAAAGGAAATAAGTGATTTGAAAGCCTCTATTCAGctcctggaagaagaaaatattgctttaaCGACAGAACAGATTGATGTCAGACTTCGGAATCTGAAACTACACAG GCATTTCCTTCTTACCCAGGCAGCTGGTTGGCAAGATGAATTTCCTAAGGATGAAATGAACAAAGCAGAGAATAGAGAGTATGCAG CGAAAACAGATGGAGATGAAAGCCTCAGAAGTGCCACAGTCCCCTGTCAGAAAAATAAGGCCTTTGCAAAGATTCAGTCTGAAACAGAGAATGAGAAGCCTAAAGACAGTGATGAGGAGCTGCGGGGAAAGTCTTTCACTCCAACTCTTGACAGCTTGTTGTATGAAGACAAAAAAGTTTCCCAG GACTACTTAAAGCTGGTCCCTCTGGAGACAAATCTAATGTGTGTGGTTGGAAGAGCCATGCCTATTCACAAAGAACCAGAAGAAATGCCAGGCAGGAGCCCCACAGAAGATGGCATTACTGGTAAATCAGACAGGCGCATCACAGCTCAGATGATCCAGGCCTTATCTAAAGACAAG ctGGCCAACTAG
- the CCDC83 gene encoding coiled-coil domain-containing protein 83 isoform X3, whose amino-acid sequence MAWLQTAEQQNRQNLHKQVSNTLRVKFVWIKRCEKDITKSKDLHGDIRLQDLTSSTSTTKSMEEKKKEKKPEEQLTEPESAFPEALLEFQIETKEAAIDRALFDLKQVEKKNKEYRERNDRLKEEQQAHIKRILRQLKEEEKEQDEKEVVTRDDVEESLKAKWQYVKDQEQLLKDLHSQIEETGQRLSEKQSERDYWLEYKNVGSEAQANRIMNLEKDIKALKDDLHSTAEYYINALKAVKEENDRLLEGHMKLIKEQACEIKRYQKEISDLKASIQLLEEENIALTTEQIDVRLRNLKLHRHFLLTQAAGWQDEFPKDEMNKAENREYAAKTDGDESLRSATVPCQKNKAFAKIQSETENEKPKDSDEELRGKSFTPTLDSLLYEDKKVSQDYLKLVPLETNLMCVVGRAMPIHKEPEEMPGRSPTEDGITGKSDRRITAQMIQALSKDKLAN is encoded by the exons ATGGCGTGGCTGCAGACTGCTGAG cagcagaacAGACAAAATCTTCACAAGCAGGTTTCCAACACTCTGAGAGTAAAATTCGTCTGGATAAAACGTTGTGAAAAAGATATTACAAAGTCTAAGGACTTGCATGGGGACATAAGACTCCAAG ATCTAACTTCTAGCACAAGTACCACAAAAAGcatggaagagaagaagaaagagaagaaaccagAAGAGCAACTTACAGAACCTGAATCAGCTTTCCCAGAAGCCTTACTAGAATTTCA AATTGAGACAAAAGAAGCGGCAATTGATCGTGCTTTGTTTGATctgaaacaagtggaaaaaaagaacaaagaatatCGTGAAAGA AATGACCGCCTGAAGGAAGAACAGCAGGCACACATCAAGCGCATACTAAGGCAAttgaaagaagaggagaaagaacaagatgaaaaggAGGTTGTGACTAGGGATGATGTGGAAGagtcactgaaagcaaaatggCAGTATGTTAAGGACCAAGAACAGCTTTTGAAAG atctGCACTCCCAAATTGAAGAAACTGGCCAAAGACTTTCAGAAAAGCAGAGTGAGAGGGATTATTGGTTGGAGTACAAAAATGTAGGAAGTGAAGCACAGGCCAACAGGATTATGAATCTGGAAAAAGACATTAAGGCACTAAAAGATGACCTTCACAGTACTGCAG aatatTATATAAATGCTTTGaaagcagtgaaagaagaaaatgacagACTGCTTGAAGGGCACATGAAGCTAATTAAGGAACAGGCCTGTGAG ATTAAGAGGTACCAAAAGGAAATAAGTGATTTGAAAGCCTCTATTCAGctcctggaagaagaaaatattgctttaaCGACAGAACAGATTGATGTCAGACTTCGGAATCTGAAACTACACAG GCATTTCCTTCTTACCCAGGCAGCTGGTTGGCAAGATGAATTTCCTAAGGATGAAATGAACAAAGCAGAGAATAGAGAGTATGCAG CGAAAACAGATGGAGATGAAAGCCTCAGAAGTGCCACAGTCCCCTGTCAGAAAAATAAGGCCTTTGCAAAGATTCAGTCTGAAACAGAGAATGAGAAGCCTAAAGACAGTGATGAGGAGCTGCGGGGAAAGTCTTTCACTCCAACTCTTGACAGCTTGTTGTATGAAGACAAAAAAGTTTCCCAG GACTACTTAAAGCTGGTCCCTCTGGAGACAAATCTAATGTGTGTGGTTGGAAGAGCCATGCCTATTCACAAAGAACCAGAAGAAATGCCAGGCAGGAGCCCCACAGAAGATGGCATTACTGGTAAATCAGACAGGCGCATCACAGCTCAGATGATCCAGGCCTTATCTAAAGACAAG ctGGCCAACTAG